AAGCTTCCATATACAATATTTGCTGTAATATTTATCTTGGGATTATTGTCTGGGCTCATAAATCCCACAGTTGCCAGTTGTACTTCGGGATATCCTGCTTTGAATTTATAATCACTTCCCCGTTGAATGTGAGTATTGGCGTTTTGAGCACAACCAGTAATAATGAAAGAAAGCCCGCCTAATATGATATATATAACTTTTAAGGGATCCATAATATTTATTTTGTACGAATTAAATATTACGCTGCAATATTAATCCTGTTAGCCAAAGTTCAACTTGTTGGTATTGTATAGAAAAATAGGACTGTGAACGTTCGAGAAGATAGTGCTGGAAAGGAAAATATTGTGACTGCAATTTTGGCTGGTAGAAATAAAAATTTCTTTCAGGATCTGATCGATTGTAAGAATATGACCACTGCATTTCATCAAGCCTGTCTTCAATATACCAAGGAGAGCCAAAAAGGATATATATCATTCCGAGATCGGTTTTCCATCCTTCCTTAAAGTTAGAAAACTGTTTATTAGCTTCCTCTACTCGATTGTAATATTTCTGAATAATACTTTTTGTTTTATTCTTATTGCCGATATGTTTGAGCCAAAATCGATCAATAGTTTGTTTTAAGGAATCTGGATTATTGATTTTAAGTAATTTATCATACTTATCTTTACCCATCAAATAGACAAGGGGACGAGCCAGTTCTTTTGCCGTTTTAACAGAGGGATAGTTCTTGCTTTTTACCCCAAAGTCTCGTGCTTTAAAGTGATTGCCAGATTCTCCGCCTGTTTTATTTGTTTCTACTCTAAATCGATAATTTCCTCTTTGTTGATTAGCAAAAGTAAACTCAATTAATACATTACCAGCTTGCCGTAATTTTCGTTGGGTCGATTCAATTGTTTGGGTATCATCGTATTCAATTCCTTTGTATCCAATGGTAGAGGGACTATAGTTATTGTAGTGCATAGGACGGGCAGGAGTGGTATCAGAGGCAAATCGTATCAGTTTTGAATTGACAACCAAGGGTTTGTCAGAGCTGTTATTAGTTACTTGAAAAACAAATCGCAGGGAATCAACACGTCCGGGCACATCATAGGTTGTAATAGGGGACCAGCTTGGAGTATTATTCTCCATATTTTTACCTAACATTTTAATGTTCGTCAAATTTGGGATATTGGCAGCCGGATTTGGAATGAAGGTTTTTGTAGAACTAGCAATTTTTTTCTTAGATCGAAGGTCAGTTAGCGTAAAATTTATTTTGTATTTTCCGGGTTCAACCTCTAACTCTTTTTGAAAAGTAAATGTTTCTTGACTATAAGCTATATTGGGGTCTTCTTTTTTGATCTGAAAGGTATATTGTTTGGAATCTATAACATCAGTTGAATCA
The sequence above is a segment of the Fodinibius salinus genome. Coding sequences within it:
- a CDS encoding GWxTD domain-containing protein, with translation MFTIKDHNFFVFCTIAGIFCSLFLGCSKSFNPNVERGSTYNFKEGHPEVRFSAFGFVNEQGNPTINLAADIVYGSLIYNQEGSNYISKLAVDVRVIKQSDSTDVIDSKQYTFQIKKEDPNIAYSQETFTFQKELEVEPGKYKINFTLTDLRSKKKIASSTKTFIPNPAANIPNLTNIKMLGKNMENNTPSWSPITTYDVPGRVDSLRFVFQVTNNSSDKPLVVNSKLIRFASDTTPARPMHYNNYSPSTIGYKGIEYDDTQTIESTQRKLRQAGNVLIEFTFANQQRGNYRFRVETNKTGGESGNHFKARDFGVKSKNYPSVKTAKELARPLVYLMGKDKYDKLLKINNPDSLKQTIDRFWLKHIGNKNKTKSIIQKYYNRVEEANKQFSNFKEGWKTDLGMIYILFGSPWYIEDRLDEMQWSYSYNRSDPERNFYFYQPKLQSQYFPFQHYLLERSQSYFSIQYQQVELWLTGLILQRNI